The genome window AACCTGTAGTAGGCTCATCCAATACAATAACAGATGGCTTATGAATTACGGATCTAGCAATTGCTACTCGTTGTTTCTGACCTGTAGAAAGTGTACTGCACAATTGGTCTTTAAATTCTTCAATCTGAAAAAGATCGATCAACTCTTCTATTCGTTGAGCTATTTCTTTCTTTGGTATGCCGTACAATTTACCGAAAAATTCAAGTTGTTCTTTGGCTGTCAAACGATCATAAAGTTTCATTTCTCCCGTAAGAAAGCCTAGATGTTTTCGTGCCGAAATACTCTCAGCAATCATATCGACTCCGTTTACAAAAACTTCTCCTTCATTCGGTTTTAGCAAGCCTGCTAACATGGAAAGGGTTGTGGTTTTTCCTGCGCCATTTACGCCTAACAAACCATAAATTTCTCCTGCTTCCAAAGATAAACTAAGGGATTTGATGATTTCTTTGGTACCAAAAGACTTATGAATATGATTTAATTCAAGTAGGTTACTCATAAAAAATTGGGTAAGTAAAAGTATAATGTTAAATATAAACTTTTTATTACTAATTACCTATATGTACTTAAGTCACTCAATATCATACGTCCATACAAATATGAACTGCAAAAAAACGATTATGTGTTTATATTTATAGAGTCACTTTTGCTCCGATATCAATTAAACCTTCACTTATGCCACACTCTCAAAATATGATTCATTCCAATGACTGGAATAAAATGCGATACACCTTGCTTGAACCACTGTATGATTGGGTAGCATCGTATTTTAGTACGCAAAGAAAACGATCTATAGATATGTTAGCACCTGAACCTAATGACAAGATTTTGATTTTAGGTGCTGGTACAGGTTTAGATTTACCCTATCTTAAAAATCAGAATGATATCACTGCCATAGATATCACGCCTGCGATGCTTAATAAATTGAGAAAAAGGGCTAATGATCTAAAAGTTGATGTGAATATAAAACTCATGGATGGTCATCATCTCGATTTTCCAGACAAACACTTTGATGCAGTCATTCTTCACCTTATCATTGCTGTCATCCCAGACCCTGTCCGTTGTATTCAAGAGGTAGAACGTGTACTCAAACCTGGCGGACATGTAATGATTTTTGATAAATTTCTCCCTGATCATGAAGTTCCTTCACAAGGACGAAAGATTCTGAATATGG of Sediminitomix flava contains these proteins:
- a CDS encoding class I SAM-dependent methyltransferase translates to MPHSQNMIHSNDWNKMRYTLLEPLYDWVASYFSTQRKRSIDMLAPEPNDKILILGAGTGLDLPYLKNQNDITAIDITPAMLNKLRKRANDLKVDVNIKLMDGHHLDFPDKHFDAVILHLIIAVIPDPVRCIQEVERVLKPGGHVMIFDKFLPDHEVPSQGRKILNMVTSVVFSDINRQVGNILSSTNLKIEENQNGGFNGVFRIIKLQKPSEFIEMSSD
- a CDS encoding ABC transporter ATP-binding protein translates to MSNLLELNHIHKSFGTKEIIKSLSLSLEAGEIYGLLGVNGAGKTTTLSMLAGLLKPNEGEVFVNGVDMIAESISARKHLGFLTGEMKLYDRLTAKEQLEFFGKLYGIPKKEIAQRIEELIDLFQIEEFKDQLCSTLSTGQKQRVAIARSVIHKPSVIVLDEPTTGLDIMSAEQITKFIHHQAKVEGRAVIFSTHNLSEVERLCDRIGIIHEGHLAFQGTLSEILDQTESKHLHEAFFTLVNNEAVTI